A stretch of the Medicago truncatula cultivar Jemalong A17 chromosome 5, MtrunA17r5.0-ANR, whole genome shotgun sequence genome encodes the following:
- the LOC11405490 gene encoding putative U-box domain-containing protein 50 isoform X2, whose amino-acid sequence MDATQLEKIYVAVGDDAQDGFNTLNWALKKWKSHPISIVILHVTHNISKEYVYTPFGKLPARSLNDEKLEALRKDEKERIKKLFSKYIAFCGKVSAEILEVKKFDEPMQKRVIDLITELEITKLVMGFSFMKPSLKSKGAISGLFYVHQHKPSLCELFIICGGKQVFLRGNNDEKIMEDDSGVMVAKMRDKVTFKDWLDKMFSDKTNYYSQNRLSASPSSTNLVQNQWEFYLQDIENYYQELLSSNLEEGSYVQENDGLHVCPKFEPHVTDLNNSNKSTAEKIEMLKNKLNEARKTIELKRKEAKENIERRTKAEWAISLCNSRAEEIEGRIREEVSTKENLNKELQLEKEQREEMRTEIKEKKQRMNSLVELQSELSNKLQLSTMARSRAETQVERAVRERTEMVREIEELRKQRDVLNRRIEFCKQKDAIGMAARLSDNITSIGMREYSEEELRLATDNFSERLRLKSGRDWTNVYRGRFNHSTVAIKMMSSFHSLSQEEFQTKEVMKNPHVAADGFSYELEAIEQWLHSGHDTSPMTNLRLKHTSLTPNHILRSFLEEWQSKKSAKITS is encoded by the exons ATGGATGCAACACAATTAGAGAAAATCTATGTTGCTGTTGGTGATGATGCACAAGATGGATTTAATACTTTGAATTGGGCACTCAAGAAATGGAAATCTCATCCAATTTCCATTGTTATTCTCCATGTTACTCATAACATTTCTAAGGAGTATGTTTATACACCAT TTGGGAAACTTCCAGCAAGATCTTTGAATGATGAGAAACTAGAAGCTTTAAGGAAAGATGAGAAAGAGAGAATCAAGAAGTTGTTTTCTAAATATATTGCTTTTTGTGGCAAG GTGTCAGCAGAAATTCTTGAAGTTAAGAAATTTGATGAACCTATGCAAAAACGTGTAATAGACTTGATAACTGAGCTAGAAATTACCAAACTAGTCATGGGATTTTCATTCATGAAGCCTTCCTT GAAATCAAAAGGTGCTATTAGTGGATTGTTCTATGTTCATCAACACAAGCCTAGTTTATGTGAATTATTCATTATATGTGGTGGCAAACAAGTTTTTCTAAGGGGAAACAATGATGAAAAAATCATGGAGGATGATAGTGGAGTCATGGTTGCTAAAATGAGagataaggtaacttttaaagATTGGCTAGACAAAATGTTCAGtgacaaaacaaattattattctcAGAATAGATTAAGTGCATCTCCTTCATCAACCAATTTGGTCCAAAATCAATGGGAGTTTTATCTTCAAGACATAGAAAATTATTATCAAGAGTTGCTATCTTCAAATTTGGAAGAAGGAAGCTACGTGCAGGAAAATGATGGCTTGCACGTTTGTCCAAAATTTGAGCCACACGTCACTGACTTGAACAATTCTAACAAG AGTACTGCAGAAAAAATTGAGATGCTGAAAAATAAGCTAAATGAAGCTCGCAAAACCATTGAGTTGAAGAGGAAAGAGGCTAAGGAAAATATAGAAAGACGCACAAAAGCTGAATGGGCAATTAGCTTATGCAACAGCAGG GCTGAAGAAATTGAAGGTAGAATAAGGGAAGAAGTGAGTACAAAGGAGAACCTAAACAAGGAATTACAATTGGAGAAAGAGCAAAGAGAAGAAATGAGAAcagaaattaaagagaaaaaacaaaggATGAATTCATTGGTAGAGCTTCAATCAGAACTATCAAACAAGCTTCAATTGTCAACAATGGCAAGATCAAGAGCAGAGACACAAGTAGAGAGAGCAGTGAGGGAGAGAACCGAAATGGTGAGAGAGATAGAGGAGTTAAGGAAGCAAAGAGATGTGTTAAATAGAAGGATTGAATTTTGCAAGCAGAAGGATGCCATAG GCATGGCTGCGAGGCTGAGTGACAACATCACGAGTATTGGAATGAGAGAGTACAGTGAGGAGGAGCTGAGGTTGGCGACCGATAACTTCTCAGAGCGGTTGAGGTTGAAGTCTGGTAGGGATTGGACTAATGTGTATAGAGGACGGTTCAATCATTCCACTGTTGCAATTAAGATGATGTCTTCTTTTCATTCTTTGTCTCAAGAGGAGTTCCAAACCAAG GAGGTAATGAAAAATCCACATGTGGCAGCAGATGGATTTTCTTATGAACTGGAAGCAATAGAACAGTGGTTGCATTCAGGGCATGATACATCACCTATGACAAATTTGAGGCTGAAGCACACATCCCTTACACCAAATCATATACTGCGTTCCTTCCTTGAGGAATGGCAGAGCAAGAAATCAGCTAAAATTACAAGTTAA
- the LOC11405490 gene encoding putative U-box domain-containing protein 50 isoform X1, with product MDATQLEKIYVAVGDDAQDGFNTLNWALKKWKSHPISIVILHVTHNISKEYVYTPFGKLPARSLNDEKLEALRKDEKERIKKLFSKYIAFCGKVSAEILEVKKFDEPMQKRVIDLITELEITKLVMGFSFMKPSLKSKGAISGLFYVHQHKPSLCELFIICGGKQVFLRGNNDEKIMEDDSGVMVAKMRDKVTFKDWLDKMFSDKTNYYSQNRLSASPSSTNLVQNQWEFYLQDIENYYQELLSSNLEEGSYVQENDGLHVCPKFEPHVTDLNNSNKSTAEKIEMLKNKLNEARKTIELKRKEAKENIERRTKAEWAISLCNSRAEEIEGRIREEVSTKENLNKELQLEKEQREEMRTEIKEKKQRMNSLVELQSELSNKLQLSTMARSRAETQVERAVRERTEMVREIEELRKQRDVLNRRIEFCKQKDAIGMAARLSDNITSIGMREYSEEELRLATDNFSERLRLKSGRDWTNVYRGRFNHSTVAIKMMSSFHSLSQEEFQTKVRFLGDIRQPHVVAMVGFCSKPKCIILEYMGNGSLQDMLFSRRRNRGLRWHDRIRIAAEVCSGLAFLNSSSQRPIVHCHLSPAHVLLDRNLVAKITGFGLQECDDDKECNVESDLRALGILLMQLLTGRNWAGPVDEPMTVGMDRETLVNILDDMAGQWPLDLAKELVGLAMISISVKSKPNPNLSIGRVLEELNKIRRKGDEIVAKEDRKVIIGGCIDREGSSDVPSVFLCPILQEVMKNPHVAADGFSYELEAIEQWLHSGHDTSPMTNLRLKHTSLTPNHILRSFLEEWQSKKSAKITS from the exons ATGGATGCAACACAATTAGAGAAAATCTATGTTGCTGTTGGTGATGATGCACAAGATGGATTTAATACTTTGAATTGGGCACTCAAGAAATGGAAATCTCATCCAATTTCCATTGTTATTCTCCATGTTACTCATAACATTTCTAAGGAGTATGTTTATACACCAT TTGGGAAACTTCCAGCAAGATCTTTGAATGATGAGAAACTAGAAGCTTTAAGGAAAGATGAGAAAGAGAGAATCAAGAAGTTGTTTTCTAAATATATTGCTTTTTGTGGCAAG GTGTCAGCAGAAATTCTTGAAGTTAAGAAATTTGATGAACCTATGCAAAAACGTGTAATAGACTTGATAACTGAGCTAGAAATTACCAAACTAGTCATGGGATTTTCATTCATGAAGCCTTCCTT GAAATCAAAAGGTGCTATTAGTGGATTGTTCTATGTTCATCAACACAAGCCTAGTTTATGTGAATTATTCATTATATGTGGTGGCAAACAAGTTTTTCTAAGGGGAAACAATGATGAAAAAATCATGGAGGATGATAGTGGAGTCATGGTTGCTAAAATGAGagataaggtaacttttaaagATTGGCTAGACAAAATGTTCAGtgacaaaacaaattattattctcAGAATAGATTAAGTGCATCTCCTTCATCAACCAATTTGGTCCAAAATCAATGGGAGTTTTATCTTCAAGACATAGAAAATTATTATCAAGAGTTGCTATCTTCAAATTTGGAAGAAGGAAGCTACGTGCAGGAAAATGATGGCTTGCACGTTTGTCCAAAATTTGAGCCACACGTCACTGACTTGAACAATTCTAACAAG AGTACTGCAGAAAAAATTGAGATGCTGAAAAATAAGCTAAATGAAGCTCGCAAAACCATTGAGTTGAAGAGGAAAGAGGCTAAGGAAAATATAGAAAGACGCACAAAAGCTGAATGGGCAATTAGCTTATGCAACAGCAGG GCTGAAGAAATTGAAGGTAGAATAAGGGAAGAAGTGAGTACAAAGGAGAACCTAAACAAGGAATTACAATTGGAGAAAGAGCAAAGAGAAGAAATGAGAAcagaaattaaagagaaaaaacaaaggATGAATTCATTGGTAGAGCTTCAATCAGAACTATCAAACAAGCTTCAATTGTCAACAATGGCAAGATCAAGAGCAGAGACACAAGTAGAGAGAGCAGTGAGGGAGAGAACCGAAATGGTGAGAGAGATAGAGGAGTTAAGGAAGCAAAGAGATGTGTTAAATAGAAGGATTGAATTTTGCAAGCAGAAGGATGCCATAG GCATGGCTGCGAGGCTGAGTGACAACATCACGAGTATTGGAATGAGAGAGTACAGTGAGGAGGAGCTGAGGTTGGCGACCGATAACTTCTCAGAGCGGTTGAGGTTGAAGTCTGGTAGGGATTGGACTAATGTGTATAGAGGACGGTTCAATCATTCCACTGTTGCAATTAAGATGATGTCTTCTTTTCATTCTTTGTCTCAAGAGGAGTTCCAAACCAAG GTGAGGTTTCTCGGTGACATTAGGCAACCACATGTAGTTGCCATGGTAGGCTTCTGCTCCAAGCCCAAATGCATAATTTTGGAATACATGGGCAATGGGAGTTTACAAGACATGTTGTTTTCTAGGAGAAGAAACCGGGGCTTACGTTGGCACGATCGAATACGAATAGCGGCCGAAGTTTGCTCGGGCCTGGCCTTTCTTAATTCATCTTCGCAAAGGCCCATTGTTCATTGTCATTTGAGCCCGGCCCACGTCCTCCTAGACCGAAATTTAGTTGCAAAAATCACAGGCTTTGGGCTTCAAGAGTGTGACGATGACAAGGAATGCAACGTCGAGTCGGATTTACGGGCCTTAGGGATTTTATTGATGCAGCTTTTGACTGGAAGAAATTGGGCCGGGCCCGTTGATGAGCCCATGACTGTGGGTATGGATAGAGAGACTTTGGTTAACATTCTTGATGACATGGCTGGACAATGGCCATTGGATCTAGCAAAAGAACTTGTGGGCCTGGCTATGATTTCCATATCTGTGAAAAGCAAGCCCAACCCAAATCTAAGCATTGGAAGGGTCTTAGAGGAGCTCAATAAGATAAGAAGAAAGGGTGATGAAATAGTTGCAAAGGAAGATAGAAAGGTAATTATTGGTGGATGCATAGATAGAGAGGGCTCTAGTGATGTGCCTAGTGTTTTCCTTTGCCCTATTCTTCAG GAGGTAATGAAAAATCCACATGTGGCAGCAGATGGATTTTCTTATGAACTGGAAGCAATAGAACAGTGGTTGCATTCAGGGCATGATACATCACCTATGACAAATTTGAGGCTGAAGCACACATCCCTTACACCAAATCATATACTGCGTTCCTTCCTTGAGGAATGGCAGAGCAAGAAATCAGCTAAAATTACAAGTTAA